The window TAAGCACGTCCGACAACCAAGACAATAAGAGACACTTATCACAAAGAAAACCGGAATCATTGTTATCAAAATTGGAATCACTGCTATAATCTTGCATGCTACCACGACTGTTTTCTGAAATCCTATACAAATACTGAGACTTAGGATTTTCAAATGGTGGAGGACAATCTTGCATTTGCGGCTTCTGGATGGGAATTGTATGCTACTCTGTTTCCAATCATATAACTTCTGGGTCCAGTAGCTCTCTACTTTATAGACCTTGAGTTGCTTCCAAATCCATTTTACTGACAGCTTAAAGCTTAATGCTGCAAAACATCTTGCAACAGGGGCAATCGTACCCAGTATCACTCCAATACTTTGTATAATATAAATCAGTGACATTGACCACTTATAATCGGAATTATAGTCCATTAGATTTCCCAAATCAACGATCATAAACAAAATAAGTAAGACACTGGTTAAAGCACATATTACCCCAGAAGCGGAGGTTGTAGCAGAGCAAGCTGTCATAAATTGAGGGCTTCCAGTTCCTGCCATGATCCAGTAGTTGCTCACATGCTGCTTTAGCTTCTCAACAGTTAACACTCTTCCTGGTTGTTGCAGCTCTTGATCCATTAAAGTTGTTTGATGAGCGGATTGGTATTTGGATTCTAGAATCTCTTTGGACTTTAGAATTGCTAAAGATGAACAAGCATATATTATCAGCAACATGAGTAAGGGAACCACATAAGCGACTGCATAAATAATACTCTGAAGGAAGGTTCCTTTAAGATATGTATAAACTGGAGTCGCGACTAGGACCTCAGCATCATCTACTGAATAAAAGAGAATCCCGGTGTTTATTTGAATGCAAATATTGACAACCAATGTGATTACTAGAACACCCAAGGCTATGACGTTTGTGACAAGTTCCTTGCTATCCATGGTTGCTAGAGAAGGCAGCATATTAGCCATCATGGTGCACATAAACCACACGCTTCCAAACTTTGCATTCAGGTCAACAATACCTGGCATTAGATTACTTAGATCCATGGGTAGCTTTATTGCAGCAGCTATCACTGTGAGAGATGCGGCATTCAGAGTGAAATATTTACATGGAAACCAGAGCTTTCTGTTACGCAAACCATGTAATAAATCAGCCACCATTGCAAGGATGCATAACAGGGATGCACAGGCGATATAGATCCCAACCAAAGGCATAGGTTTGTTGTATAAGTTTTGCTGATGTGATTGGTATACTAAAATCTTCAAGGAAGATATGTAGTCTTCCGTAATATTTTTGCAAGAGGTCACTTGCCAAAATTGGTTGTAGAGTAAGGTGGAATCCATGATAATGTTGCTACAAGGAAAATGAATTGGGTATGCGATGCGGATAAGGGGTGTAAGGAGATGGAGACGAGATTATTTTTGTGGAAGACTTAAAACGAAAGTATGTTTCTTCAGTGCTATGGATAACTTAAAAAAATGAATACTTTATAATCTATCACTTGATCCCACTTTGAAACTTTCGTACATTAATTATGGGAACGACTTTCAAAAACTGTCTTTGTCACGTGGTCTAAGAAGGACCCatatgaattttatttttattagaaTACAAAACACatagaaatattatttatagttttaaagaaaataaatGTTTGGAAATTGGAAATGTTTAACGAACCTACTAGTTTCTGTTAATTTTATCAACCAAACTCAATAGCTTTTCTTATTTAAGGGGTAAAAATGCAAAAACTAGGATATCATGTATGTATTCATTATATTatcttccttttttttttattactttagGGGGctgaattttgaattattttttaatGAGATAttctattttgaaaaaaaagatACTATCTAATTGTTTATAACATTAAATGCTGTTTCTGagttttataaaatgatataaattaaaaaatttactTGGGAGTTGTTAAACATGTCAAAATTTGCTACTAATCACCAACTCACCCCACTTCACTTTACAACCCATGTGCTTATTCAAATCTTCAGTTGGGGGTGTTCTTTCAAATATAGAAAGTCTTGCAAacttaattttaatattaaataatatttttctattttaatattttatttatttaaactatctttactattatatatatatatatatatatatatatatatatatatatatatatatatatatatatataatacaatcttatttatatacatattaatacggtccatctttattattattttgttattttagtttaaaaaatattattttaattataataattaaatttatgtttatttattattgagtaaatattaatatttaattttttatatatatatatatatatatatatatatatatatatatatatatatatatatatatatatatatatatatatatatagtaactgTTGATGTGGCAGTGGGGACCACTTTTGAAAGATGAATATTATTGCACTAGTGTGAGTAGTAATTGCAAAGCTGATGTATTACAATTGAAAGATTAGTGACATTGCACTGATGTGGATGACCTAACATGTAAAAAATTGCCTAATCACCAACACCTCCCACTTCACTTCACAACCAATGTGCACCCCACTTCACTTCACAACAAATGTGTTTATTCAAATCTTCAGTTGGAAATGGTATTGCCACATCATGGGTGATGTTATATATCTGAATGAATTCTTGAGATTTATGGAGACCAGAAAAAaagaataatataaaaaatttgaCATCTCATTCTTCATGTCATCTCAACTATGTGGTACGGTtcttatcggagatttatcatagatttctccaagattgtcgtccctctcaccaggttgacccggaagggtgttacttttattCGGGGTCCCGGGCAACAGACCgctttgagactcttcgccagagattgtacGAAGCCCTGGTGTTAGCCCTTCGTAAGGGAGTTgaggactttgtggtttactgtTATGCATCTATATCCGGGATGGGTACGGTGCTGACTCAGAGAGGgcaggtgatagcatacgcatcgaggatgttgaagcctcacgagacgagatatcccacccacgatctagagctgggggaggtggtggttgccctcaagatctggcccCACTATTTATACagggtttggtgtaccatatatgcggaccacaagagcctaaagTATTTCATGGAtaagcccaacctaaatatgcgacataagagatggttggatgtggtgaaggactataactgtgagatcctgtatcatctgGGCAagactaatgtggtagccgacccATGAGCCGCAGAGTAGAGAGTGCTCCGATCTGAGATGTGTTTAttaggatgacggtgatgactccagtcttagataccattcgagaggcccaggtggaggcTGTGGGACTAGAGAACTGTAAGAGGGAGCGGATGATTGGGCAGGTTTCCGAGTTTGTGAtggatagccgagggcttatgactgtCCAAGGGCAGATTTGGGTGCTCTATACAGGCGGAGCTCGACGTATAATGGtcgaggaggcgcatagatcaagattctcgatccatcccggagccactaagatgtatttggacctaaagagagaCTATTGggggccctgtatgaagagggatgttgcttgggtagttgagaggtgcttgacctgccgccaGGTTAAGGCaaagcaccagcgtccacatggtccaTTACAACCTCTAGAGATTCCCCGATGGAAGTGGAAACATATctctatggactttatcaccaagttccCGAGGATTGCTCATGGagttgatgcgatttgggtgattgtggactgACTGATGaagagtgtaacatcccaagtcagtAACGAGAgttccgggggggggggggggggagggagggtggggtaaagtgtaagtttggaaaagaggaactcggcgagtgggaacTGCAACTTGTCGAGTCTAAGCGTGTGTGAGGCACATGTTaagtgaccagactcgccgagtcggaggctggactcgacgagtccgtgctggaatgagaaaccctaatttctagggtttccaccctatataaggaaccttaagCCCCACCCCAGTTTAGCACTCCCTTTGACGTCTAGAAGCTTTCCCCATCGATTTCAAACCCGAATTTGAGAATGAGAAGGATTTAAGTGTgttttggagcttggagaagaaggatactTGAAGCAAGAGTTGGTAGGATCATAAAGGAGCAAAGTGGATCTGATTTCCTTGCTTGTTGGCATcaaattgaaggtaaaaagttgttgCCTTGACTTGTTGTGCTTAGATTGTTCATAGATGAAGTTTTAGGGCCAAATTGTCATATATGAGTCTCTTTTCGAGTATTGAGTTTAGATCCGAGGTTGCTACTACAGATCTAGACTTGTCTTGACTCATGAATCTGGAAAGTGATAGCTTTGGGGCTagattgagagtgtccttgccttaaaccttcattttagcttgattagagcttgttgagcctcatatgcacgtaaagttggaaactttacgtgtgaatctaGCCCTAGGAGTCCctatctatgtattggaagcaacGAAATGGCCTGTGATCGTCTGAACGAAGATATTAcgtatggaatcggcgagtctgggagatgactcgacgagtcgggctagatATCAGTCTTGAGTTGCATAgtaacttggcgagtcacatgggtggactcggcgagttgtatgaagatgggcaggaactcgacaagttaaaagaacaactcggcgagtctgttgaagattgcattggactcggcgagtctggtcgtgaagtcCTAACCTTGTCTGGtggagctgtgaatcggtgagtcgagggatgactcggtgagttgagtaggAAGGGACTCAGATCTTGTTGAACTCAACGAGTcttggggagactcggcgagttgagtcgtggcttGGGGAGttctgagcataggaactcgacgagtcaacaggATGACtaagcgagtagggtcaaccaggaaggttgactttgattgaggactttgacttggaccaagggttaaCTAGTtgacagttgcaggtgagttatcctcactatatctacagggtctaaggcagtaaggccggccctttatcggatgggaatccgggtagttgtttgttatgttattgctttgctatgtctgcatcctggtatttaggatggtatatgttagagacctgattaagttcggtatcctggtatttaggatggtatatgttagagacctggttaaggtcggtatcctggtatattggTTGAcgctatgttagagacctggttaaggttggtatcctggtatataagatgttgctatgttatgtgatctgctagatcggttgattagctgtgaactgctatatgattatatgtttatgtgctcatggttgttggactggggttggcttgaggtgggtcctgctttgtgctgtaggccaacatacccagggcagaccggttacaccgaaggcccggcgagcagtccggataggctgaaggccccaaggtATTGATCGTGTTAGTGGAAGGcagtgcatggacccgagagtccttgcgggcagattcagagcatgtgagATGCATTGAAAAGCGGTTACTTTACAAGGGAATAGTGTAGAGTGGgttgtgagcaccgtggcacttgcttgaagtggcaaggttggcaagtagacttccttggataaggaaatggaaaggtatgtaactcggggggggggggggggagtgttagttcacggaagtgaaagcagtagttataatggatgattgagagtatttcaattaagtttgttgagcactgtgattgtgccagtggtatggaagcacatccggattgggttttctgttgaggttgcggaagAATTTTCGGTGGTGTAGAACCAGAGGAGTTCGGAAGagatgcaaggatggagccttggattttcggtatggttgtgatcaggaggttatgtatgtagcgGTAATTCATCCTGGTGATGTCTGGAGGTATCGTCAGTATGTCGGGTTTTTCAGGCCCGAGGATGTTAGAGCAGGTTCAAAATTTGTATGTGATTGTAGAaga of the Lactuca sativa cultivar Salinas chromosome 6, Lsat_Salinas_v11, whole genome shotgun sequence genome contains:
- the LOC111905431 gene encoding uncharacterized protein LOC111905431; protein product: MDSTLLYNQFWQVTSCKNITEDYISSLKILVYQSHQQNLYNKPMPLVGIYIACASLLCILAMVADLLHGLRNRKLWFPCKYFTLNAASLTVIAAAIKLPMDLSNLMPGIVDLNAKFGSVWFMCTMMANMLPSLATMDSKELVTNVIALGVLVITLVVNICIQINTGILFYSVDDAEVLVATPVYTYLKGTFLQSIIYAVAYVVPLLMLLIIYACSSLAILKSKEILESKYQSAHQTTLMDQELQQPGRVLTVEKLKQHVSNYWIMAGTGSPQFMTACSATTSASGVICALTSVLLILFMIVDLGNLMDYNSDYKWSMSLIYIIQSIGVILGTIAPVARCFAALSFKLSVKWIWKQLKVYKVESYWTQKLYDWKQSSIQFPSRSRKCKIVLHHLKILSLSICIGFQKTVVVACKIIAVIPILITMIPVFFVISVSYCLGCRTCLKAMFSASSIVLGQNPEQLENDNRDLRLYVLQLQDDIEFAEKTLKGISKSVNHLIRKSEKQQPKNLMKLLAESRGFEGVERIDSHHVPPLLSEEHLNCWSLPLVTLTSIAMSLPNIQKKKVDCLVSGVNEGLVYVKLVEETLNATDNHASIQKAAKTLWVEVEVYHKWLGHKLPKPNPKVNTPGHVLQWLRDTAKNKANEVESQDDNSRYKFICANSMYRITETIMLSYHENIDQVSQDELLAQLSSVIADILAACLTNLPQVIAMKCHENAIEKREASVEAAAQLLGETTQIINSLRDRELPSLNPDELAFIDKWRAYLKNPFP